CGGGCGTGAACGGCCAGTGATCGCGCGGTTTATCCCAATATAACTCAACCCCGTTTTGATCCGGGTCCCGCAGATATAGGGCCTCGCTGACACCGTGATCGGCGGCACCATCCAGCGGAATGCCCGCAGCCATGACACGCCGCAACGCGTCAGCCAGCAAACTCCGCGTCGGATACAGGATCGCCGTATGATACAGCCCCGTCGTACCCGGTGCAGGCGGCGCCCCATTCAGGCTTTCCCATGTGTTCAGTGCAATATGATGGTGGTAATCACCCGACGCCAGAAAGACCGCCCCGCGCCCATAACGCTGGGTGATCCTGAACCCTAAAACGCCGTGGTAGAAGGCCAGCGCCCGGTCGATATTGGCCACTTTTAAATGGACATGCCCGATCCGCACGCCATCGGCCACTGGAGAAAAATCATTCATGAAAGCCATCCGGACACAACGTTACAGCCATCATGGTATGTAGATGGCGTTACCTTGCAATCAACCCCGTTAATGTCAGTTAGAAGGCTGGTCCGATGCGCGGTAGGTGTCCAGAAAATCCTTGAACAAATCAACTTCGGACACCAGGGCCGCGATACTTTCGCGGTCCGAAGCCAATGTGGACGTGCGGGACCGCGTCACAACATCAAACAATTTTGACCGCGATGTTTTCATCATCTGATCGCCGAAGCGTTCACGCATATTGGCCAAAGCCACACGGTCGCCCGCCAGATTAAGCGCCACAGCACGGTTCAGGATAATATCGGCCTGTGCCTGCGTCAGCGGACGTTCCGCCACAATCGCCTGATCCACAATCAAATCCTGCAATGCAATCGCCGCATCCTGCCAGCGCCCGGAATTCCACGCAATATCAGCGCGCAGGCGATTGATGTCGGGGGACGGCGGATAGGTATTCAAAATCGCCAGAGATTCGTCCACGCGCTTGAGTTCAGACAAAGCCCGCGCCCGCAACATGGCCGCTTCGCGCAATTTTTGGTTCACGCTATCGTCCTTGGGCAATCCGGCATAGGTCGTCGTGGCCTTGTCCAGAACACGCAAGACCGGATTCGGATTATCGCTGAGCAGGTAAATGGCGGCCAAACGCAATGACGTATCCGCCGCTTCGCGACCTTGCAGGCGATAATCGACCTGATACTGCAACAAGGTCGCGGCACGGCCCAGCAGGTCGGCGTCGACCAGACGTTCGGCCAGACGGCGGATCAAACGGTTGCCATCATCCCCATCGGGCGTCAGTTCGCGAAATTCCTCGTAGACTGTAATCGCATCAACCGGACTCATCTTGTCCAGCGCGTCGCTGAGGAACAGATTTTTGAATGAATCCGTCATCATATACGCGATGTCGTTGGAAATGTCGGTCCCCGGGCTCATCGCCACGGCATCGCGCAGGATGCTGAACCCCTTCATATAACGGGCCTGATCCAGATAGAGTTTTCCCAGACGGGAATTGATCTGGGCCTCCAGCTCGTCACCGCGCCACATATAGCGCAAGCCTTCCAGGCGATCGACCGCCTCCTCCAGCTTGATCGTCCCCTGATCCAGTTGCAACATGGTCAGCGCCAACCCGGCCTTGGCCCGGTACAGATCATCTTTTCCCGTCAGCAACGGTTTCCAGTATTCTTCGGCTTTTGTATATTCCTTGTTCTGGCGGTGCGCCTCGCCGCGCAGATAATCCATCGTGGCGACCGTCCATGGCTGCAGATGTTTCTGTTCTTTCTGCAACATGCCCAGCATGGATTCCGCCGCCTTCACCTCACCCGACCGCAGGGCGATTTCGGCCAGACGCAACAGCATCCGCTCCTGTAACCGACGCGGATATTCGGACACAATCGTCATATCGGCCGGCAATAATTTCTTCGCCTGTTGCCAGTCTTCCAAACCGGCGGCGGCATAAGCGCGCCAGTAATCCAGTTCTGGGTAATCTTTTAACGCCGGAGTGTTCAGGTCACGGAAACCATCTTCGAACATGCTGGCCATGCTAAGCGCGACACCGCGCAGGGCCAAAAATTCAGGGCTTTCTTTGATATCCGGCATTTCGTTTTCAGCAAAACGCAACAGACCAACGGCCTCCTGCCCACGGTCATTGGCCATGTTCATTTTCGCCATCATCAACAAATCCTGCACCCGGCCAGATTTGTCTTTCTCCGCCATACCGGCCAGCAGGATGTGCTGGTTATCATGCAGGGCGTTCAGCCCCCCCATCATCCAGCGGTTGAAATCGAACATACGCGGCGTTTTTGTGGGGTCCGTTGCCGCCGGATTTTCGGTTTCACCGGTCGTTTTCTGTTCGATAATCCGCTGCGTTACATCGCGCATCCGCGACAGCGCCAATCCACCCGGGCGCGTTACCGCGATGCCGCCAGCGCGCTTTTCAAACTTCACATCATCGGCCTTGGGCACAATCGCCAGACCGATAGAGGAATTCAATTGTTCGAAATCGACGAAATTCCGTTCCGTGCCCGCAAACTGATCCGCGGCATCGACCGTGGCGACCAAAATCGTGTCGCCAACATCGGGGTCAACAATGCTAATATTTTTCGTGACCAACGGCATCGACCATACCATCGCCCCACCACGAATATCATCGCCCGTTTTAAATTCGCGCGTTGGCGATGTCGGCTCGACCGCTTTATCCTTCGGCGATACAATCACGCGCCAGATCAAGCCGCCGCCCTCACCCTCAATCGTCGCCGCCCCTGGCATACGTGTGCGATAAGCCACGGCACCTTCGGATGTTGCTACTTTTTCAAACGG
The window above is part of the Micavibrio aeruginosavorus ARL-13 genome. Proteins encoded here:
- a CDS encoding VOC family protein gives rise to the protein MNDFSPVADGVRIGHVHLKVANIDRALAFYHGVLGFRITQRYGRGAVFLASGDYHHHIALNTWESLNGAPPAPGTTGLYHTAILYPTRSLLADALRRVMAAGIPLDGAADHGVSEALYLRDPDQNGVELYWDKPRDHWPFTPEGELAMKSEALDLDDLLKA
- a CDS encoding tetratricopeptide repeat protein, producing the protein MVRLFLLTGVCLTALMPMAWAQDRVSIRTGTHDDYARVVFDWGTSAPYDLKQTEPGVLDLTFRKNAVPDLTAVEKLPNVSSVEKLSADDENLKIRIRIPADSKYRHFLIGDRVVVDVYNSASGAKAAEAPVPPKPAEEKPVQAAKAPTPAAKPAAEKPAADVVPPSPVTEPAPVAVAAPVAPVEQGPSVLEQEAARIADPHVITVSSTEEMGLAAFERNGYLWLVIDRPSLSVLPQINGPKKEDFTPFEKVATSEGAVAYRTRMPGAATIEGEGGGLIWRVIVSPKDKAVEPTSPTREFKTGDDIRGGAMVWSMPLVTKNISIVDPDVGDTILVATVDAADQFAGTERNFVDFEQLNSSIGLAIVPKADDVKFEKRAGGIAVTRPGGLALSRMRDVTQRIIEQKTTGETENPAATDPTKTPRMFDFNRWMMGGLNALHDNQHILLAGMAEKDKSGRVQDLLMMAKMNMANDRGQEAVGLLRFAENEMPDIKESPEFLALRGVALSMASMFEDGFRDLNTPALKDYPELDYWRAYAAAGLEDWQQAKKLLPADMTIVSEYPRRLQERMLLRLAEIALRSGEVKAAESMLGMLQKEQKHLQPWTVATMDYLRGEAHRQNKEYTKAEEYWKPLLTGKDDLYRAKAGLALTMLQLDQGTIKLEEAVDRLEGLRYMWRGDELEAQINSRLGKLYLDQARYMKGFSILRDAVAMSPGTDISNDIAYMMTDSFKNLFLSDALDKMSPVDAITVYEEFRELTPDGDDGNRLIRRLAERLVDADLLGRAATLLQYQVDYRLQGREAADTSLRLAAIYLLSDNPNPVLRVLDKATTTYAGLPKDDSVNQKLREAAMLRARALSELKRVDESLAILNTYPPSPDINRLRADIAWNSGRWQDAAIALQDLIVDQAIVAERPLTQAQADIILNRAVALNLAGDRVALANMRERFGDQMMKTSRSKLFDVVTRSRTSTLASDRESIAALVSEVDLFKDFLDTYRASDQPSN